TCCAGAGCCGCCTGGAAATCGAGGGACTCCTTCGCCTTCTCCTGAAGGCGCTCCATCATCCGGTTGTAGGACTGCGCGAGCTCGCGGAGCTCCTTCGCCCCCTCCACGGGAATGCGGTGATCCATCTCGCCGGCGGAGAGCGCCTCGGTTCCCAGGGCCAGGCGCTGCAGCGGCGCGGCGATCCTCCGCGCCAGCCACAGTCCCATCCCCACCGCGAGCAGGGTCAGCAGCGCCCCGAGGCCGAACAGCTGCCAGGTGAGCACGCGAAGGTCCGCCGCGGCGGCGTCGAGCTCGAGTCCGACCCGAACGAGCCCCCAGGGCTCCGTCACCCCTTCGACCTCGACGGGGACCGCGACCTCGAGCGCGTCGATCGGGCGGCCGTCCGACCCCTTCACCCGCCCCGCGCTCGAGCCGGGGAGCAGGCGCACCCGCTCCCCGTCCAGCTGCTCGGGAACCGCGCCGGCGGCACCCGCGCGCATCCCTTCCTTGTCGTGGATGACGACGTAGGCGACGCCGGGATTCCCCGCCGCGCCCTCCGCCGCGAACTGCAGCGCGGGGTAGTTGTAGGCGAGGAGCGAGGGTGTGGCGACCGCGCCGATGCTGCGCGCGATCGCCTCGCCCCGCGCCTCGAGGTTGCGCCTGAGGCTCACGCCGACGCGGTAGCGGACCACGACCAGCGTGAGGACCATCAGGATGACGACGAGCAGGCCGGTCGACAGCGACACGCTGCGCTGCAGGCTTCGCCCCCGGAGCTTCAGCGCCATGCGGCGTTCTCCTCGATCCAGACGTTCTCGAGATCGAGGCTCGCGAGCCCCAGCGGACCCGGCTCGAGGCCGTGCGTCCCGCGCCGGCAGGCCAGCGCGCCGACCGTGTGGTAGAGGGGAACGACCGGGGCGAGCTCGAGGATCCGCCGCTCCACGTCACGGTAGATGCGGGCGCGCGAAACGGGGTGCGTCTCCCGCGCGCCGGCGCGCAGCAGCGTCGCCACGGCGTCGTCGCGGAAGGAGAAGTAGTTCGACGAGGTCTCCGGCTCGAACAGGGTCGCGAGGAACGCGTCGGGATCGGGGATGTCGGCGACCCATCCGATCAGGAAGGCCTGCGCATCGTGGTCCTCGGTGCGTCGGGACATCTCCGCCCAGCCGATCTCCTGGATGTCCACCCGGAAACCGGCCGCCTCGAGATCGGCGGCGATCCGCCGATCGGTCTCGCGGGAGCGGGCGGTGCCGACCGACGTGTAGATCTTCACGCGCGGAAGGCCGCGCCCCCCCGGGTAACCCGCCTGCGCGAGGAGCGCCCGGGCCCGCGCGGGGTCGTGGGCAAGCGCCTTCGGCTGCGGGCTGTAGGCGGGGAGCCCCGGGGGGAGGATCCCCTGCGCGGGCCGGCGCGCGGTCGGGGACAACGCCGCGATCCCCTCGCGGTCGATCGCGTGCGCGACGGCCTGACGCACGAGCGGATCGTGGAACGGCGGGTGCCCGGTTCCCAGCCCGAGGAACGACAGGTTCAGCTCGTGGAAACGGAAGACGGCGACGTCGCTCCGGCGGGAGAGCTTCTCGAGGATCTCGGCGTTGGGCTCGAAGGCGTCGATCTCGCCGCGCTCGAAACGCGCCGCTCCCAGGTCGCGCTCCCCGGGGGCCGGGAATCCGATCGTCACCCCCGCCAGGCGTGGGGCACCGCTGAAGTGCGCCGGGTTGGCCTCGAGCTCCAGGCGCGTCTCGGTCCAGCCCTTGAAGCGGAACGGGCCGGTCCCGACCGGCTGGCGCCGGAACCGCTCGGCACCCAGGCGGGTGAAGGCGTCCCGGGGCACCACGCGCAGGTAGTCGACGGCGAGGATCTCGAGGAACGTCGGGCGAGGCTGGGCGAGCTCGATGCGCACGGTGCGATCGTCGAGCGCCGCCACTCCCGGAAGGTCGGGCCGTCGCCCCGCCGAGAAGTCGGCCGCGCCGCGCAGGCACGCGAGGTACGGCCCGACGGAGCTCGGCCTCTCGCGCTTCGGATCGAGGGCGTGCCGGAACGTGAAGACGACGTCCTCCGCGGAGAGCGGCGATCCGTCGTGGAAGGTCACCCCGGCGCGCAGCCGGAAGGTGTAGACGAGCCCGTCCCGCGAGATCGTCCACGTCTCGGCGAGCGCGGGCACGACGTTGAGGCTCGGGTTGATGGCGACGAGCCCGTCGAAGAGCTGGTTCACCGGGAGCGAGTCGTAGACCGACGCGACGTCGGTGGGGTCGAGGCTGTCCGGAGCCTCGCTGAACAGGCGGAGCACGCCGCCCGACCGCGCCGGCGGCGACGATTCCCGGCCCCTCCACTCGGCCGGTGCGTCGGAGCACCCCGTCAGGGCCGTCGCCGCGACCAGGACCGCCCCGATACGAAACCGAAACCCGCGCAAGTTCGCACCCCCGGCGCCGGCGGCGGGTCCTGCCGCCCGCGCGGAAACTTCGGTGCCGGAGGGCGCTGCGTCAAGCCGGAGGCATCAATCGAAGATGTCGCGGTGGCGGGCGAGCCGGATCAGGAAGTCCCCGAGCGTCACGCAGAGCGCGACCCCCGCCGCCGCACGCGCCGCGAGCGGGTGGTAGTTCCCCTCCAGGAACAGGAAGACCGCGACCCCCGCGGCGGCCTGGACCGCGCACCGCAGCAGGTCCGGGAGGGACCCCCGCCCGCGGCCGTTCTGCGCCAGCGAGTTGTCGAGGCCTCCCGCAGCCACCTCCGCCGCGAGAAGGACCAGGATCGTGATCGTCGGGGCCCCCGTGCGGTCGAGCGCCGGGATGAACAGGAGCGGGAGGACGAGGGAGAGCCCCGCGAAACGCACCGCGTCGATCGGAGCGGCCGCGAACCGCCGGGCGAGGACCGCGCGCATCCCCCAGAAGTACTCGAGCCCCGACACGAGCGTGAGGCCGGTGATGGCGACCATCACCGCCGCGACCGCGGCGTGCGGCGCGAACAGGATTCTCGCCACCAGGACCGCCGTGAACCACACCGCCGCCGAGATCGCCATCCACCCCGGCCGGCGCCCGCGCGCCAGCGCGACGGCCGCGGGTACGAGCGACCCCGCCACCGACACGGCGAGGATCGGGTAGATGTGCTCCGGCTTGGGGAAGACCAGGAAGAGCAGGATGTACCCCGCTCCCGCCATCTGGACCGTGGTCTTGAGCTTCGCGGCCGCGCTCGTCTTGAACTCGAAGCGTTCCTCGAGGGCGAGACTTCGCAGGAAGGTCACCCCCAGCTCCCGGAAGAAGACGATCATCACGAGCGCGGGGGGGACCATCCGAAGGTCGGACATCGGCACGAAGGCGCACACGAGGAAGATCTTGTCGGCGACCGGATCGAGCAGCGCCCCGATCGGCGTCGAGCCGTGTTTCCGTGCGAGCCAGCCGTCGAGGGCGTCGGTGAGGCCGAGCAGGATGAAGATCGCCAGCGAGCCCATGAGCAGCGGGCGATTGGCGAGCTCGGGGTCGGCGTTGTACCCGCGGTACATCATCCAGACCGGCAGCGGCAGCATGAGCAGCCGCGCGTAGGTCACCTGGTTCGCGGTGATCCGCATCAGATTCGAGGCCCCGTGCCCGGCGTGATCGCGTCGAGCGCCGCGGCCATCTCGTCGCGGAGCTCGTCCCGCCAGGAGGCGGACCGCGCCTGCTCGGCGGTGACCGCACGGGGAGGGAGGAATCGCGCCGCGAGTCGGCACGGGACGATCGGGCCGGGAAGGCGTGGAATCGTATGACGGGTTCCCGCCAGGACGACGGGCTGGACCGGCGCGCCGGCCTCCGCGGCGACGCGGAACGCCCCGGATCGCAGGCGGCCGATCCGGCCGTCGCGGGATCGGGTCCCCTCCGGGAAGAACGCGAGGCGCGCCCCTCCCCGCAGCGCCGCGACCGCCCGCCCGAGCGCCTCTTCGTTCGCCGCCGCCGAGGCCCCTCGCGTCACGGTCAGATGCCCTCCCTTGCGCAGCACGGATCCTATCAACGGAACCCGCAGGACCTCCTCCCTCGCGACGAATCGGAGCGGAGGCGTCACCAGGGCGGTGAGGAGCTGGACGTCGAAGATGTGCTGGTGGTTGGAAACGAGGACGGCGGGGGCGGGTCGATCCTCGACCCCGTCGACGGTCGTTCGGTAGAGCCCGCCGAC
This sequence is a window from Candidatus Polarisedimenticolaceae bacterium. Protein-coding genes within it:
- a CDS encoding ABC transporter substrate-binding protein, producing the protein MRGFRFRIGAVLVAATALTGCSDAPAEWRGRESSPPARSGGVLRLFSEAPDSLDPTDVASVYDSLPVNQLFDGLVAINPSLNVVPALAETWTISRDGLVYTFRLRAGVTFHDGSPLSAEDVVFTFRHALDPKRERPSSVGPYLACLRGAADFSAGRRPDLPGVAALDDRTVRIELAQPRPTFLEILAVDYLRVVPRDAFTRLGAERFRRQPVGTGPFRFKGWTETRLELEANPAHFSGAPRLAGVTIGFPAPGERDLGAARFERGEIDAFEPNAEILEKLSRRSDVAVFRFHELNLSFLGLGTGHPPFHDPLVRQAVAHAIDREGIAALSPTARRPAQGILPPGLPAYSPQPKALAHDPARARALLAQAGYPGGRGLPRVKIYTSVGTARSRETDRRIAADLEAAGFRVDIQEIGWAEMSRRTEDHDAQAFLIGWVADIPDPDAFLATLFEPETSSNYFSFRDDAVATLLRAGARETHPVSRARIYRDVERRILELAPVVPLYHTVGALACRRGTHGLEPGPLGLASLDLENVWIEENAAWR
- a CDS encoding lysophospholipid acyltransferase family protein, with product MSALARFLWSLYAWPAFVGNSALRYPLVFLFRRGPTVADSFQVWMHGWARVNLVGGLYRTTVDGVEDRPAPAVLVSNHQHIFDVQLLTALVTPPLRFVAREEVLRVPLIGSVLRKGGHLTVTRGASAAANEEALGRAVAALRGGARLAFFPEGTRSRDGRIGRLRSGAFRVAAEAGAPVQPVVLAGTRHTIPRLPGPIVPCRLAARFLPPRAVTAEQARSASWRDELRDEMAAALDAITPGTGPRI
- a CDS encoding CDP-alcohol phosphatidyltransferase family protein, with protein sequence MRITANQVTYARLLMLPLPVWMMYRGYNADPELANRPLLMGSLAIFILLGLTDALDGWLARKHGSTPIGALLDPVADKIFLVCAFVPMSDLRMVPPALVMIVFFRELGVTFLRSLALEERFEFKTSAAAKLKTTVQMAGAGYILLFLVFPKPEHIYPILAVSVAGSLVPAAVALARGRRPGWMAISAAVWFTAVLVARILFAPHAAVAAVMVAITGLTLVSGLEYFWGMRAVLARRFAAAPIDAVRFAGLSLVLPLLFIPALDRTGAPTITILVLLAAEVAAGGLDNSLAQNGRGRGSLPDLLRCAVQAAAGVAVFLFLEGNYHPLAARAAAGVALCVTLGDFLIRLARHRDIFD